A stretch of DNA from Anopheles ziemanni chromosome 3, idAnoZiCoDA_A2_x.2, whole genome shotgun sequence:
ACCTTTTCCGGGTTTCAAGTGTGCCCGCTTTTCCCAAACCGCTCGAATATGTGTATTAATGGGTCACCGAAGCAGCGCATCGCAAATTCCTTCGCCGTACACGGCATGCGTGCAGTATGACGCCACTGCCTCGTTTCCCGGACGGTCCTTTTCACACGGCCAACGGGCATCGAAATTGGGAGTTTCCCGTTTTTCGGCCCACAATGTGGCGCCCGGCGGGTTGTTCGAACGCTCAGCCCGGCGGGTGGGAAGCTGGCAAGAAGCTCGCGGCGACGGCTGCTAAAATGGGTATGCGTAATTATTATCATTTCCTCACAAGTTTTCCCTCGTTGATCGCCTATTCGTTCGTTTAACATTGCGCTCCGTGCGTCATCGTGAGGCACTCAGCGAATGGCGAGGGCAGCGGTGCGATTGAATACATTTGCGCTTcttatgctcctgctatgcaGATGGCTTTTAAATGGTGGTACGCTGAAATTATGCAAAAGTAATTTCCTCGCCAaccagcaaacaaacacaccgttGGTTTCCATTCCATTATGGTAATGCCAAAGGCGAACCAATGTAGCGTATAGAAAAAATACTAACCCAAGTAGAAAGTGCAATTATAATGAAGAGCTTAATCAGATGACTTTTTCAAACAGTCTAGAAAAACTGCTATATTATACTACTTCTTTCAGTTTTCCCCGTTGTGATTTGTTAGCCGGTGGCTGCTagtaaaacaaacttaaaacaaCGAACTAATTATGAATGCCATCATTGGTCAGAAAATGATGCcattcgaaataaaaaatcatcgaaacaagggaagaaaacaaaaacatcacaaaatgcattgaatgaTGCAACTGGTTCGACTGGAATTCATGCACACCGGAAAACATACGACACCATGCTGCACCATCGTGTTGCCGAAACATAAAGCCACGCTTACATGTCTAACACATCGCGCACAATGTGGTTCGTTGCATGCTTTTCACATTTTAGTTTCATTCGACACAACACCGCAGTCATCGTTCACAAATGCACTTAACACTATCCTCTTCCCCGAAAATTAGAAGTTAGTCATTAAAAAACCGCCAAACCACCGACACCTTCCCATTCGCGATCGTCATCTAGCGAACGATCTACAGCTACCTCTCCCAGCGATGCCATATGGTGAACCGGAGAAAACGGTACGGCGAGGAAAGCTGACAGCCAAACAACCTACCAAATGGTGGCACGAATACTGACCCATCAGATGGTCGGCTGAATGTAcgatggttttcttttattatgtgcgacaaaacgatttaaaagTGGATAGAAGTGTGGCTAGGTTGTAAATGGGAACCTCGAGacatgaaaatgaaagtaTATGTTTGGCGAATGTGGCAAGCTTCCTACATTTATAATAACTGTTCATTCGCCACTTCCGTACCATCGAATGCACAGTgattgatggtttttttttaaatgaatcgAGATAAATTAACGTTCCACAGTGAATGAACACCCAAAAGATTCCCTCAAAATTATCCCATTTTAAACTCCAAAAGTTGAACTCTGTTGTTACTTATTTGCCAGCTATTGAAGAGCTTCAGGGTTCGTGGTTCAATTGGGTTATATTCAAACACCTATCATCCCTATACATTCCCTATTTCATCATTCTCATACCAATGTATCGCAAGTGTTGCACATGCTTTGCCCACCGTTGGGTAGCACGGAATGTCTGGTTCTCATCCAAATTTAGCAGTCGCACAGTTTGGCGTGGGCCGTTCGGCATCAGCTTGACAGCAGTTTGCCGTTGAGAAACAAAACCAGACCACCGGTAAACATGTTCCCTTCTGTTGCCTTACCACCGAAAGTCAATTGTCAGACCGCACCTTGCACGCTCAATCTACCCTCCAGGAAACGGCGCTTCGTCTAACGATCTACAGCAGCTTAGCAGCGGTTCTGCAGACGCACGGAACGCCAAGGCTTGCACGTTGGTGTAATTGTCGGTAGTTGACATATCTCCAGGCGCATATCGGGGCGTacggtttaatttgttttttttttctacccaaTTCTTCTTCTGCATCTTGTTATACAGCCTCCCACCACAGCCTTTGGTTAATCCCATGCCTGAGGGGGTCGCTTTGATCGTAACGAAACCGATTTGCTTGCCCAATTCGTACCAAACCGAGCACGACGGGCGTACGTACGTACGCCCCGGACTGTGGAAACCGTGTGCAGCAAATGGTGCAAGTCTCGCCCTGCTGGGTAGAGTGGACCGCTTTTCATACTTCCTTGCCCTTCCGTCCGTTTAGCTATGCTCTCGATTTCTTTACTCGCCCACTACCTCGCGGCCAGTTGGGTTTTGTCGTTGCTTGCAGGTTAAACGGGCCCAGCGCACGTTGGGGGCCCATTTCGTGCTTGTCCGAACCGGAGGCGCCGGCTCCAGCCGTGCTGTGCTATTTTCCAATCAGGTGGCCGTGTAAATGGAGTTTTGGTCGAAAGTGTCTATCGAGCAAACGAGCGCACCAGCGTCTCCCGATGAGCGTTTTGCTTACACAGATGAACGgtatattttttcgttttcaatccACTTCGCCTAAGCGTCCCACATTGGGTGGATCGATGCTCCTTTTGCTTAAAGGCgggtaaaaaacaaaagtgcGACTAACTCACCCACGCGGCTAATGAAAGTTTGAACTACAAAATAGCTCACCTACCCTCCGGCCCGATTAAAGCGACATACTGTGCATGTTTGCATCGAGCTACAATCGAAAACTGGTGCAATCGATCCACAGCGATAGAAACGACCTACTCCTTCCGGTGCACACACCAGGACCTTCCCCCCGGGGCGGCGAATAATATACAGGGCATTTCCACGCGctcaacaaaaaacacattgaGCAAAGGACGACACGAAGGACATCGTAGGCTCACATTCAGGCCACATTCAGGGGGAGGTCGTTTGGCCTTATTTATCCGGTTTCACCATAACTCAACACGTTCACGTTCGTTCCCGCAACGgtctagattttccaccagACAAAAGGGGGCGTCCGTTCACAGAGAAGAGAACACAGAGGTCACCGGattcttctccttctccaGGGACCGGAGTGTTTCGATGACGCCCCCCCCccaaaagaaagggaaaaaaccgAGCTATAATTCGCATGCAGCACGCGATAAACGTGATGACATGACGCCCACTACCGCCCGCCAAGACGAAGTGCCGCCGGGAAACCCCGGCTTGAAGGTTGATTATTTCATCATTTCGCCGAAATGAGCCTTACTGCTTGCGGCCGATCAGCTGCACCGTCATGGCGAGGGTACTCGGCCCGTTCAACGTTGAAAGCAAGGGAAAAACGCCCCCCCGATCGCCCGACGGGCAGGCTGAAAAACTAAAGCCTTTCCgaattgaacgaaacaaaaacgcgTACCTTTTAGTTTCTATACAAATCGCACGTTGGCTCGCTTGGGAGGAGTATATTACACATCGTGCaaaaagaaggagggaagCACCGCTCGAACTTAACTTTATGCACGTCGAGAACTAGTTACCCCCATATTTTTCGAGGAGGGTAAAGTGCGCATAGccatagtttgttttttgttatgttcatATTTCGGTTAACCCGTCCAAGGTCGAGAAGACGACGAGTGTTTCCTAATGTCCGAAAGGTTCAGGTGAGTAACGGTACGCCTTCGCTATCGACCGAACGGTGGTGCTCGCCGGTGGAACACCTAGAGTGCCCTTCGattgttatttatgtttttcaacattCACCCCTTCTAAGGAACACCTTCGGAGAAGCGGTGGCTACTCACGAATGCGTTCGGATACGGCACGGTTCAAAAACCAATGCTGTGTTTTAGTATTATGTTTCACCTCTCAGACAAACTAAATCAGTCATTGGATGAGAATTAAAACTGTAGcgaaaaaaagaatggaatttatttttcggcGTTAAAAGAGCCTCCACCAGATAAGTTGTAAGGGCGTGTGGAGTGAAGTTCGATTTCCTTGTTTAGAGCGGAGCGTGTGCACCACTTCCTGTGGACTTTGTCCACAGTGATTAGAGCACATTCCGTTCTAGATGTAGCAAATCACTGAAAAATGCTATCGAATAATTCGGGCCGTGAAAAAATCCAACCCGAGGAAGGTATTGTCGGTCAGAAGACGCGCTTCCAAATGGTAAATAGTCAAAAACACACGGTCCGCTAGATATAGACAAAGTATTTCGTGTTAGAATTTACGGAGCCGTTTATCTGACAGTTATCGAAAAGTAGGCCAGATTGTTTTGGGTTGCTTTCGGGGAGGACCACAGCGACGTGGAGCAACGAGGCAAGCAATATGCACGCGACTCCTAACCGACTAATCAGGTGAATTCCACGAGCAATCGGAACGTGCGTTCTCGCCACAGAACCACGCGCACTGATAATGCGCTCGGGAGGCGTATCCTGTCCAGAAAACACGTACGCACGGCGTACCTGCAGGGTATCTGGTAGGGCAAAGAATGTCAGCAAGTGTTTTTGTGGAGTGGAACATACCACCAGAGAGTTCTGGTTTTTACCTCAATTCTTAAGCTCTTCCTTGGGTATGTGGATGTAAAACAGCTTGATCAAACTGGATCTAAACTCAGAATTGGACACGCGGCAAACAATGCTCGGTCAGCTGACTTCTCAGCGCACAAGTCTCCAAACGTCCACAGGAAGGCCAAATGTAAATCAAATGCACGCCAACGATCCCCAGGAAGATCACTTCCTTCTCGACACCGCTTGCGCAATCGTGGAGTAAATTTGTGCGAAATATTTATTCCTTTCCGCATCTGCTGCGCCGCACGGGAGCCATGCCAGCCCGGTAACGACACTAAACTAGCCGAGTGTAGGACGCTCGGACAGCTCTCCCGGAGACGGAGAGGCCAACTCCGAGGCCGACGGAACCGTGTTTCCCTCCGGAGGCGACAATGATCGCTCTAAATTGGATAGAATTATAGTCAATTCTAATGCACGGCCCGGGCCGGGAAGCTGCCTGGTGTCGGTATAAAAAGCGGCCCGCAGCCGGCCGGCCGCGGTTACTTGCGTCAAAATGTCCGTCCACGCCGGACGGATGCGCGTCTCGATCGCCGTGGTGTTGCTGGTCGGGCTGTGCCTCGGACCGACTCCCACCGTGGCCCACCAGTGTTTCTGCGGTGTCCGCCGGGCGCAGAACGAAACCATCTATCCGGATCACCCGATCGAGCCGGGCGAGTGGCCCTGGCACACGCTGATCTACCACTGGCCCGGACCGAAGCTGTATCCGCCGGCGCGCATCTGCGAGGGTGCCCTCATCGACGAACGGTTCGTGCTGGCGGCGGCCCACTGCCTGATGGTCGGTGGCGCCGGGCGCAAAGGTGAGCTGCTGCCGGCCGACCAGCTCGTGGTGCACGTGGGAGTCGTGGCGGTGCAGCAGGATCACGACCAGTCCCGCCGGTTCCGGGTGCGCAACGTGACCGTCGAAGACGAGTCGGATCTGGCACTGATCGAGCTGGTGGTGGTACAGGAACCGCCCAGGGTACTTCCGCTCGGCATGCCGCTGCTCGACAGTGAGGAGGGCAGCGGCGAGGAGCAGCCTGGAGGCTGGAAGCCGACGCCCGTCTGCCTGGTCGACGCCCTCGACCTAACTACCCTCTACGGTACCGAGATGTACATCCTCAACCAGAGCCAGCGGACCCGGCTGGGCGGCTACGAACCGGTACGCCTCGTGCTGGACGAGTTCCTCCTCTGCACCGGCTCCACGCTTGCCATGAAGTCACGCTCCATCAACGGCACCACCGTTTCCTTCACGATCAAAGGTAGGCATCGAAGACTATCGCCAACGCGAACCGAAGGGATTTTCTAAACGCGTTTCCGCTTCACCCCCTAGATCTCAACCTACCCAGCCACGACCGGGGTACGGGACTCTACTTCAAGCACCAGGGCACCTGGAGCCTGCTCGGGTTCACCGTGGCCCGCGCCACCCGCCAGTGGACACCCGGCTCCGTCTGCCTGCCGAACGACATCATTTCCTTCGATTGTCTCTACCCGGCGCTCGACTGGGTGATGGAAAACTTCGCCGACACGAACAGCTGAAAAGGTCCGGAGACCACTTTCTTCTGTattgtgtgcctgtgtgtgtgtttgtgtgtatgtgatttTGTGTGAGTGTATAGTTTCGTTGTAAAACCCTCTGTAAACTTCCCTTCCTCAACCGAAAACACAATAAATTGTGCGATTATGTGACTCGGTATATTTACAAAAGCGACGTTTCACACGGGGAATTCGCGGGGGTAGTGGCGGTGGTAGTGTTTGGTGCCGGTTTTTAGTTCTCCCGGGTGAAACTTCCGACATTCGCGAGACGCGGTGATCGACGGAATTTCCGGTGGGTGTGGACTTTCTTTGCCTTCGTCTTGTGTATTTCTTTCGTGCCTCTTTTGTGCACGAAAATCCGGACCCATTTTTCGCGCATTTTCGCCTTCGTACGCACCGGACCGCATCACAAAAGAACGCACGGGTGGTACGCGGTAGGGAGCACTTTAAGGGATGGTCAGCGGCCGAAAACGGAAATGCAAATTTCTCTTTCAATTATTCGACCGTTCCTTCTTTTTCCGCCCGTTTCGAGGCGTTTTCCCTTCTGTGCGCGTAATGTGCATTTTGCGGCAGGTGCCATTTGCCTACCGACCATTTTTTTGGCCAGTGCCGGCTGGGTGGTTGCGAAAATGAATCGATCCACCGACGAGCCGTCCCCGAATGGATTGAACCAGTTTCATTCACTTTAATGGACCTTGATTTGCATTACGGCATGGGCGCAGAAATATGAATGTTTTTCGGTCCAAGGGAAAAGTTCTCACACATTTTTTCGAAAGAATTGTTAAATTGTTTTGCAGCAACAAAATGATGAAATGATTAGACAACtgacaaaagtaaacaaaacaataaaaattttctcatataaaatataaaatgttgcacattacatcaaacaaaaagtaCAAGAATGTTTAAtctagaaacgaaaaaaaaaacataaaaaaaacacaatctgTTCAAAGTAACTGAACCGGAAAGGACAAATAAAACGCCCCCAACTCTCGATTAGTTCATGTTTTTGTTGACGTATTTACTCGAACCGTGACGTCTTCTTTCGTGGCTTCAACGCTGATGGAAACAGATAAACATGTGTATCCGGAAGTGGCCAAACTTCTGACGCTACCTGAGAATTTTGTGGTTTTTACGGCAAGAATGGAATGCGGCAGATAAGGTAAGAATGGACAGGGTTTATATTTTCGCCCGCAAAGAAGGCAAACTTGGCGAACGTGCGTAAGTCacagaaaaaacacgtttgtttgatttgttatcGGCAAACGCAAAATTACAACCTTTTTGCACcgctgttgtttttcttcaactcccgCGCATCTGTCAAAAAACTCCAACGACCTACTCCTTATGCCTGTCGTTATCGAGTTTACGGCATGAGTTATCAGGCTCGTTATCGAGCATTGACAAAGTGAATGTTCTTACCGTACCCATAAGCACGCTTCCGGATAGCAGTACGCTTTACCTTTTGCTCCTCCATTACGGCTAGTTATTTCCGTTTTCTGTCTatttaaaaacggtttaaaAATGCAACTCAACAGACAAACATTCCTTGcctaaaaaaaaacgcaaattgAGCATCCCCTTTGTCTTATCTACAATTTTAAACTTCTTTACTTCATCCTACTGGATCGCATTCGAGTACCTGCTCGTGTTTTCTGGGAGGCCCCGTCCAACCATTCCATTCGGTGTGACTCATATTTGTACTAAACTCATATCGCATATCTCCTATCTGCTTCCTCGTGCGTACTTTTTCAGCCTCTGTTTCCCATAAAGAAAAGATACGCTATGTTAACAtgcgaaaataaaagtaaataaacaaaaccgcTAGCCTGTTGCTGCAGAATGCGGTTTAATGAACGATAGCCGCGTGGAAAAGCCCAGTCGTTCAAATATAGACGAGTGAAGGTGCTACACATCGATGCGCACAGTGCGTCAGAATGCCACAACAAGGGAGTTTCTTCTATTGTGCTCATCACAAAGAATCCTTCTTCAACCAATCTCCAATGAACTCCGGAAACcatctttaaaataaaaacgttacGTTAATGCCGTTAAAACCGAATTATTAAAACAATATAGTAAAGATAATCATCTTTTCGCATGATGTTCACAATTCGGGAGGGAGCGAAAGATAGCAATTTGATGCAAATTTTAACACAGAAAACTCACAggtaaaacatggaaaaaacaTGGTTGGATACCCTGACGACGGCCATTAGTCGGCATGAGAAAGGATCAAAAAGGTGCTCTGAAACGGTTGAAATAAACTTCAAGGTTAGATCAACCCTTCCTGGAAGAACGATCATGATCCTTTTTTACACGAAGCCGTCTGGGTCACACGAGGTGTCAATTTGGCTTAGTTTCGTAGTTTccttaaaattatatttattataaattCCGTCTGAAACTGGTTAAATTTGTAGTTGGATGAATCATCACATTTTCAAGGCTATAACAAAAGTTTCTTTTCTACTGATTTTCCTGCATTTCTATACAAGAAATATTCATTTGCTAACGGATCGTCTGATCAACTAATCGATTGCATTTGCAAACTTCCACGTGACAATTTGCCATAGTAATGCTTATTTATGGCATCACGTAGTGAGCGAAATATTTCCCAGACGCTTCCAAAA
This window harbors:
- the LOC131287941 gene encoding tryptase beta-2-like — translated: MSVHAGRMRVSIAVVLLVGLCLGPTPTVAHQCFCGVRRAQNETIYPDHPIEPGEWPWHTLIYHWPGPKLYPPARICEGALIDERFVLAAAHCLMVGGAGRKGELLPADQLVVHVGVVAVQQDHDQSRRFRVRNVTVEDESDLALIELVVVQEPPRVLPLGMPLLDSEEGSGEEQPGGWKPTPVCLVDALDLTTLYGTEMYILNQSQRTRLGGYEPVRLVLDEFLLCTGSTLAMKSRSINGTTVSFTIKDLNLPSHDRGTGLYFKHQGTWSLLGFTVARATRQWTPGSVCLPNDIISFDCLYPALDWVMENFADTNS